One genomic region from Thermodesulfovibrionales bacterium encodes:
- a CDS encoding porin, which yields MKRKLITLTVVLMTVITVSSRSWGAAEEPAAEAPKAEAPKAIGSMLDDIKKWLGLSIYLQGGYNYNFENPDSQENGLRIFDHKANSFTLDLAQIVFTKDAPVGGIGYRLKVSAGETAKFIHAAGLGDQSQPFDLTEAYINYVAPIGKGLKFQFGKFATMAGAEVIEAKDNMNYSRGLLFNYAIPFTHTGVMIGYPFSDQVGVNFYVVNGWDDFNDEGNSKTLALSTTVTPNDQISLVLNLLNGREIVTSGGSCTSSICSNRFLADFVGTFKPMKNLTVVVNPDWATQSNAAPDGGDAKWYGIAGYVKYDFIDFFSASLRGEYFKDSQGIRTGTPQTAKEITLTPEFRIAKDLIVRPEYRHDWSDKEVFDSSHSTKDKKSQDTIALGVMYTW from the coding sequence ATGAAGAGGAAATTGATCACGCTGACTGTAGTGCTCATGACGGTAATTACAGTGAGCTCAAGATCATGGGGGGCGGCAGAGGAGCCTGCTGCGGAAGCGCCCAAGGCCGAGGCGCCAAAGGCCATAGGCAGTATGCTTGACGACATTAAGAAATGGCTCGGACTGAGCATCTATCTTCAGGGCGGCTACAACTACAATTTCGAGAACCCCGACTCACAGGAAAATGGCCTGAGGATCTTCGACCATAAAGCGAACAGCTTTACCCTCGACCTTGCCCAGATAGTCTTTACAAAAGATGCCCCAGTCGGCGGTATTGGTTACAGGCTCAAGGTATCGGCAGGCGAGACTGCAAAGTTCATACACGCAGCGGGACTTGGCGATCAGAGCCAACCCTTTGATCTGACCGAGGCATATATCAATTATGTGGCGCCTATCGGAAAGGGCCTGAAGTTTCAGTTCGGCAAGTTCGCCACCATGGCCGGCGCCGAGGTGATCGAGGCGAAGGACAATATGAACTACTCGCGAGGCCTGCTCTTCAACTATGCGATCCCTTTCACCCATACCGGTGTCATGATCGGCTATCCTTTCAGCGACCAGGTGGGCGTTAATTTCTATGTCGTCAACGGCTGGGACGACTTTAATGACGAGGGCAACTCCAAGACCCTGGCGTTGAGCACAACGGTCACGCCGAACGATCAGATCTCTCTCGTGTTGAATCTCCTCAACGGACGGGAGATTGTGACGTCCGGCGGTAGCTGCACCTCCTCGATCTGCTCCAACAGGTTCCTTGCGGACTTTGTCGGGACGTTCAAACCGATGAAGAACCTCACGGTTGTGGTGAACCCCGACTGGGCGACGCAGAGCAACGCAGCCCCTGACGGCGGAGATGCAAAGTGGTACGGTATCGCCGGCTACGTAAAGTATGATTTCATTGATTTTTTCAGCGCCTCGCTCAGGGGGGAGTATTTCAAGGACTCTCAGGGTATCAGAACGGGGACGCCGCAGACCGCAAAGGAAATCACCCTTACGCCTGAGTTCAGAATAGCAAAAGACCTTATTGTAAGGCCGGAATACCGGCATGACTGGTCCGACAAGGAGGTCTTCGACTCCAGCCACAGCACCAAGGACAAGAAGAGCCAGGACACCATCGCCCTCGGCGTAATGTACACCTGGTAG
- a CDS encoding ammonium transporter — translation MKRFVSSSVVVIMMTLFCSGLLFAADQVQPNPPTAEQAAPPAQPAPAAAPAPLKIDTGDTAWMIVATALVMLMSIPGLALFYGGLAKRKDSLNTMAMTFVTFCIVSLLWVLYGYTLSFGTDIGGIIGSPEKLLLRGIGPNSISDLAKTIPEYIYVVYQLTFAAITVALASGAYIERMKFSAWVLFSVLWMTIVYLPIAHWVWGNGFLAKRGALDFAGGTVVHINAGIAALVGALILGKRREKALLPGNLTLVVTGAGLLWFGWFGFNAGSAVAASGLAGAAFLNTNTATAVAALSWMVVEWMHSKKPTVLGLASGAVGGLVAITPAAGFVNITGAVIIGVAAGVIPFFAVAALKPKLGYDDTLDAFGIHGVGGTVGALLTGVFADPAINDAGKGLLFGNPGQLLTQLIAVGVTVVYSGVMTFVIFMVIKAFIGLRVDAEDEIIGLDESQHGERAYNL, via the coding sequence ATGAAACGATTCGTCAGCAGTAGCGTAGTAGTAATTATGATGACTTTGTTCTGCTCGGGACTTTTGTTCGCGGCAGACCAGGTGCAGCCTAACCCTCCGACGGCTGAGCAGGCAGCGCCTCCTGCTCAGCCCGCACCTGCAGCCGCACCTGCCCCTCTGAAGATCGACACCGGCGACACGGCATGGATGATCGTCGCAACGGCGCTCGTCATGCTCATGTCGATTCCGGGTCTGGCCCTTTTCTATGGCGGGCTCGCAAAACGGAAGGATTCGCTGAACACTATGGCGATGACCTTTGTCACTTTCTGTATTGTGAGTCTCCTCTGGGTCCTTTACGGGTACACGCTGTCCTTCGGCACCGATATTGGGGGGATCATCGGGAGCCCTGAAAAGCTCCTCCTCAGGGGAATCGGTCCCAACAGCATCTCGGACCTCGCAAAGACGATCCCCGAGTACATCTATGTCGTCTACCAACTTACCTTCGCTGCGATCACCGTTGCCCTTGCGAGCGGTGCGTATATCGAAAGGATGAAGTTCTCGGCATGGGTTCTCTTTTCGGTTCTCTGGATGACCATCGTATATCTCCCGATCGCACATTGGGTGTGGGGCAACGGCTTCCTCGCGAAGCGCGGCGCGTTGGACTTTGCCGGAGGAACCGTGGTCCATATCAATGCGGGTATTGCCGCCCTCGTCGGCGCATTGATCCTCGGCAAGAGGCGTGAAAAGGCCCTTCTGCCGGGCAACCTTACCCTCGTCGTAACCGGGGCGGGTCTTCTCTGGTTCGGGTGGTTCGGGTTCAATGCAGGATCTGCTGTCGCAGCAAGCGGTCTTGCAGGGGCCGCGTTTCTCAATACCAACACGGCCACGGCTGTTGCGGCCCTCTCATGGATGGTTGTGGAATGGATGCACTCGAAGAAGCCCACGGTCCTTGGTCTTGCATCAGGCGCAGTCGGAGGCCTTGTCGCCATTACGCCTGCTGCCGGATTCGTAAACATCACCGGCGCCGTCATCATTGGCGTAGCAGCCGGCGTCATCCCTTTCTTTGCTGTTGCGGCCCTGAAGCCCAAGCTCGGGTATGATGACACCCTCGATGCCTTTGGCATTCACGGTGTCGGCGGCACAGTCGGCGCGCTCCTTACCGGCGTATTCGCAGATCCTGCCATCAATGACGCGGGAAAGGGGCTCCTCTTCGGCAATCCAGGACAGCTCCTGACACAGTTGATCGCCGTGGGCGTGACTGTGGTCTACAGCGGCGTCATGACCTTTGTGATTTTTATGGTCATCAAGGCCTTTATCGGGCTGAGAGTCGACGCAGAGGATGAGATCATCGGGCTCGACGAAAGCCAGCACGGCGAAAGGGCATACAACCTGTAA
- a CDS encoding P-II family nitrogen regulator, with protein MMKKIEAIIKPFKLDEVKDALNEIGVQGMTVTEVKGFGRQKGHVELYRGAEYDIAFIPKVKVEIVVADSMAEKVVSTIEAKAKTGKIGDGKIFVFSLEEIVRIRTGERGDEAI; from the coding sequence ATGATGAAGAAGATAGAAGCGATAATTAAGCCCTTCAAACTCGATGAGGTCAAGGATGCCCTGAACGAGATCGGCGTTCAGGGGATGACCGTCACGGAGGTGAAGGGGTTTGGCCGGCAGAAGGGACATGTCGAACTCTACCGCGGAGCTGAATATGACATAGCCTTTATACCAAAGGTGAAAGTCGAGATCGTTGTTGCCGATTCAATGGCTGAGAAGGTGGTTTCGACCATCGAGGCAAAGGCAAAGACCGGAAAGATCGGAGATGGCAAAATATTCGTGTTCTCCCTCGAAGAGATCGTCAGAATACGGACGGGCGAGAGAGGCGACGAAGCGATCTGA
- a CDS encoding ammonium transporter, protein MNKLIIRLCSALTLLLIPLNSYAQTPGKIDAGDTAFVLVSAALVMLMTPGLAMFYGGMVRRKNVLGTLMQSFVAIAVVSIQWILFGYSLSFGPDVHGVTGSLAWIGLQGVGTDPNPDYAATVPHIAFMIYQAMFAVITPALIAGAFAERMKFSAFLIFTVVWSTVVYDPVAHWVWGNGGWLKNMGVLDFAGGIVVHITSGISALAAAMVIGKRKGYLHEAITPHNLPMTVIGAGLLWFGWFGFNAGSALSSGALSTMAFVATHTSAVSATLIWVIIEWLHRGKPTMFGAATGAIAGLATITPASGFVGPLSALIIGLAAGAVCYLALNMKNRLGYDDSLDAFGVHGVGGITGTLATGLFAQKLINPSGADGLFFGDYRIIAYQALGILVTIIYSFVITAAILKLLDWTVGLRVSLEDEVEGLDLSQHGESGYTL, encoded by the coding sequence ATGAATAAGCTGATCATCAGACTATGTTCTGCATTGACCCTGCTTTTGATCCCCCTCAACAGCTATGCCCAGACACCGGGTAAGATAGACGCAGGGGATACGGCCTTTGTCCTTGTATCAGCCGCCCTTGTTATGCTCATGACCCCCGGTCTTGCCATGTTCTACGGCGGGATGGTCAGGCGGAAGAATGTCCTCGGCACTCTCATGCAGAGTTTTGTCGCTATCGCGGTCGTCAGCATACAGTGGATCCTTTTCGGCTACAGCCTTTCCTTCGGTCCTGATGTCCACGGAGTCACCGGCAGCCTGGCATGGATCGGGTTACAGGGCGTCGGTACGGACCCGAATCCCGATTATGCGGCCACGGTGCCTCATATCGCATTCATGATCTATCAGGCCATGTTTGCCGTCATAACGCCGGCCCTCATAGCCGGAGCCTTTGCAGAGAGAATGAAGTTCTCGGCCTTTCTCATTTTCACCGTGGTGTGGTCAACGGTCGTATATGATCCTGTTGCACACTGGGTGTGGGGGAATGGCGGATGGCTCAAGAATATGGGCGTCCTTGATTTTGCGGGGGGTATTGTGGTGCACATAACGTCCGGAATCTCGGCCCTGGCAGCTGCGATGGTGATTGGAAAGCGAAAGGGTTACCTCCACGAAGCTATAACCCCCCACAATTTACCTATGACCGTGATCGGCGCAGGGCTTCTCTGGTTCGGTTGGTTCGGGTTTAACGCAGGCAGCGCGCTTTCATCAGGAGCATTGAGTACCATGGCCTTTGTCGCGACCCATACATCAGCGGTCTCGGCAACGTTGATATGGGTGATCATCGAGTGGCTCCATAGGGGCAAGCCCACCATGTTCGGCGCCGCGACCGGTGCGATTGCAGGACTCGCAACGATAACGCCTGCTTCGGGTTTTGTCGGGCCCCTCTCTGCGTTGATCATAGGGTTGGCAGCCGGAGCCGTCTGTTACCTCGCGTTGAACATGAAGAACCGCCTGGGCTATGATGATTCCCTTGACGCCTTTGGAGTTCATGGAGTAGGAGGGATTACCGGGACCCTGGCAACGGGCCTCTTCGCGCAGAAGCTTATTAACCCTTCAGGTGCAGACGGGCTCTTTTTCGGTGATTACAGAATTATTGCTTATCAGGCCTTGGGAATACTCGTGACAATCATCTACTCCTTTGTCATCACAGCGGCAATCCTGAAGCTCCTTGACTGGACTGTAGGGTTGAGGGTGAGCCTTGAAGATGAGGTGGAAGGCCTGGACCTCAGTCAGCACGGGGAGAGCGGCTATACGTTATAG